A window of the Helianthus annuus cultivar XRQ/B chromosome 4, HanXRQr2.0-SUNRISE, whole genome shotgun sequence genome harbors these coding sequences:
- the LOC110933214 gene encoding actin cytoskeleton-regulatory complex protein pan-1-like, which translates to MSPRVQGKGKGPMRGEPSGHVGPSHSRTPSASFSSSNSHDQWGHSFEPARHSVSLSSSPSFHPSYGPPIPDEPQHSLHSHVSHHSQDSHQSYHSLHSHSFHHSDSTYSPAQFNPNDYVNDFLGFNPLGTEDHFSQEMEMDDDPDPELQTGTPGHPISISSGSPYQGSPYRGPDSFAKRWNQHEWAFTPSYHNSPAQLPLDEPHLQAVSPPPLPVEEPPQQPPQPPPEPPRRRRNAWISVRGGPRFSSTQGSGSYPPIPEDPQMGGPSHAVPENNPPPVS; encoded by the coding sequence ATGTCGCCAAGAGTACAAGGCAAAGGAAAGGGTCCAATGAGAGGTGAACCATCAGGACATGTAGGACCTTCCCATAGCCGCACTCCGTCTGCGTCATTTTCTAGCTCAAATTCCCATGACCAATGGGGTCATTcgtttgaacctgcgagacactCGGTCTCGTTGAGTTCATCACCCTCTTTTCATCCATCATATGGGCCGCCTATTCCAGACGAGCCCCAGCATTCCCTCCACTCTCATGTTTCACATCATTCACAAGATTCCCATCAATCCTACCATTCCTTGCATTCTCATTCTTTCCATCACTCGGATTCTACCTACTCTCCAGCCCAGTTCAACCCCAATGATTATGTCAACGATTTTCTGGGTTTCAATCCTCTAGGAACCGAGGATCACTTCTCCCAGGAGATGGAAATGGATGACGACCCGGACCCAGAACTGCAAACCGGAACACCGGGCCACCCTATCAGCATCTCGAGCGGTTCTCCATATCAAGGATCGCCATATCGTGGGCCCGATTCGTTTGCCAAAAGGTGGAACCAACATGAATGGGCATTTACCCCTTCATATCATAATTCTCCTGCTCAACTTCCTTTGGATGAACCACATCTCCAAGCAGTTTCTCCACCACCCCTTCCTGTTGAGGAGCCACCTCAACAACCACCTCAACCACCTCCCGAGCCGCCGAGGCGAAGAAGGAATGCATGGATTTCTGTGCGAGGGGGACCACGGTTCAGTTCCACTCAAGGTTCAGGCTCATACCCTCCAATTCCCGAGGACCCCCAAATGGGTGGACCCTCGCACGCGGTGCCGGAAAACAATCCTCCGCCGGTTTCTTAA